ATAGAAGAGTCTGCGGTGGCTTTTAATAATGGCAATAGCGCCTGAGTTAATAAAAACTGTGATTTAAGGTTAACTTGCATCACCTCATCCCATTCCTCTTCGCCAATCATCTCAAAAGGGCCCAGTACACTAAAATGACTGGCATTAAATAGCACGCCATCTAAGCGACCAAACTGCTGCTTAAGGGTGGCTGCCAGATCTTGATAATGGGTTTTGGTGGCGCCGTTTAAGTCCAGAGGAATAATCGCCGGCTCTGGACTGCCTTGGGCTTGCAATTCATCATAAACGGCTTCTAGTTTTTTTACGGTTTTGCCAAGTAACACTACAGTCGCGCCATGGGCGCCATAATGCAAGGCGGCCTCACGGCCAATGCCATCGCCGGCACCTGTGATTAAAATTACTTTTTCGGCTAATAAATTAGGGGCTGCATGATAATCGAGCATTAGGACTGAGTTCTCTGTAAGTTTTTGATAATAAGCAGATCAAACCAGACTCTTAGGTGGTATGCCAGTACTAAACACTAAAAATGCTCGCTCAGCCGTTGCCACCAAAGTGAAAGTGGGCTGAAAAGAGTCATAAAGTAAAATGACGGTTGGTGTTCTTGGCTAACACTTTTACAATGGCTCCTTAAGCGCTATGTCTGTCTCAAGGAAACGTCATGCTAGATTTTTTTTACTTCTATGGTCTTTTTGCTGCCAAAACCCTGACCTGGGTGTTAGCGGTAGCTTTTATTATTGCGTTAATTACTAATGCTGCCAGTCGACAAAAACGCACCGCTAACCGCTTACAAGTTACAGATATGAGCGCTAAGCTTCGCCAACAACAGCAAAGTTTACAGTTAGACTGTGCGATTAATGATGCACAACGTAAACAGTTAAAACAGCAATATAAACAACTCGCTAAAGCCGAAAAAAAAGCAGGGCACGATAAAGCACGTCTTTATGTCCTTAATTTTAATGGCAGTATGGATGCCCATGAAGTTAGCGGCTTGAGCCGTGAAATTACCGGCATTCTACAACTGGCTCAACCAGGGGATGAAGTGTTAGTACGCCTTGAGTCAGGAGGCGGAGTGGTTCATGGTTATGGCTTAGGTGCAGCGGAGTTGGCTCGCTTAAAAGCCCATGGCTTAACGCTGACTGTGGCCGTGGATAAAGTCGCAGCCAGCGGAGGCTATATGATGGCCTGTGTGGCACAGCGCATTATCGCTGCTCCTTTTGCTATTGTGGGCTCCATTGGCGTGGTGGCACAAATGCCTAATTTTAATAAATTCCTTAAAAATAAAGACATCGATGTTGAGCTGCACACAGCCGGTGCGTACAAGCGCACGCTCACTTTATTTGGTGAAAATGACGATGTGGGACGGGCTAAGTTTCAGCAAGAATTAGAAGTTATTCACCAGCGTTTTAAAGAC
This genomic window from Oceanisphaera avium contains:
- a CDS encoding YciK family oxidoreductase codes for the protein MLDYHAAPNLLAEKVILITGAGDGIGREAALHYGAHGATVVLLGKTVKKLEAVYDELQAQGSPEPAIIPLDLNGATKTHYQDLAATLKQQFGRLDGVLFNASHFSVLGPFEMIGEEEWDEVMQVNLKSQFLLTQALLPLLKATADSSIIFTSSGVGKQGRAYWGSYAISKFATEGMMQVLADELSNTSTRVNCINPGATRTDMRARAYPGEDANTLRTPAEIMPLYLYLMGHDSLKVNGQSIDAQAIK
- the sohB gene encoding protease SohB encodes the protein MLDFFYFYGLFAAKTLTWVLAVAFIIALITNAASRQKRTANRLQVTDMSAKLRQQQQSLQLDCAINDAQRKQLKQQYKQLAKAEKKAGHDKARLYVLNFNGSMDAHEVSGLSREITGILQLAQPGDEVLVRLESGGGVVHGYGLGAAELARLKAHGLTLTVAVDKVAASGGYMMACVAQRIIAAPFAIVGSIGVVAQMPNFNKFLKNKDIDVELHTAGAYKRTLTLFGENDDVGRAKFQQELEVIHQRFKDFIAENRPNLSLEKVTTGEHWLGTDALALGLVDELSTSSDYLLSQNAHKQVISVHYQPKKNLKDKLSQAVELGISRAVLKLIANASRPFM